A genome region from Edaphobacter bradus includes the following:
- a CDS encoding NAD+ synthase gives MKIALAQINPTVGDFAGNRDRILEYAARGAELGADLVVFPELAVCGYPPADFLEKSTFVAKAGHTVAELAEWTRAPGRPSILCGTVMPTNVPVGKQVKNVAALLSGGRVRFVQQKMLLPFYDVFDEQRYFEPAAHQQLIEIGEKPLAITICEDAWNDKDFWPRQLYPVDPVESLMEEWQKERVKEQRIILNISASPYWHGKAQVREDMLAALAERHGAYVMMVNQVGGNDSLIFDGSSLVIGPDGKVAARGASFKEDLVFFDTDAPAVSAAKPWDETVATWSALVLGTRDYVRKCGFKKVLVGLSGGIDSALVAAIAVEALGVENVVGIGMPSEYSSLGSIADARKLAKNLGIRFELLPIHEVFAQYQHVLKPLFAGTPFGLAEENLQARIRGSLLMALSNKFGALVLTTGNKSEMSVGYCTLYGDMVGALAVIGDVFKTRVYSLSRYANREREIIPQATLEKPPSAELRPEQKDSDSLPPYDVLDPILDAYVERYCSAEQIAEEQNLDVALVRSVQKLVEQSEYKRQQAAPVLKVTRKSFGMGRRFPIAVKVQV, from the coding sequence GTGAAGATAGCGCTAGCGCAGATCAACCCGACGGTGGGGGACTTCGCCGGAAATAGAGACAGGATTCTTGAATACGCCGCTCGTGGGGCTGAGCTGGGAGCCGACCTCGTCGTGTTTCCTGAGCTCGCAGTTTGCGGATATCCTCCCGCAGACTTTCTCGAAAAGAGCACATTTGTCGCCAAGGCTGGGCACACGGTGGCCGAACTGGCTGAATGGACCAGGGCGCCCGGAAGACCATCAATCCTCTGCGGAACGGTAATGCCTACGAATGTGCCGGTGGGCAAGCAGGTTAAGAATGTTGCGGCGCTGCTCAGCGGCGGACGGGTGCGCTTTGTGCAGCAGAAGATGCTGCTGCCCTTCTACGATGTCTTCGATGAGCAGCGCTACTTCGAGCCCGCGGCGCACCAACAGTTGATCGAGATAGGGGAAAAGCCATTGGCCATCACGATCTGCGAGGATGCGTGGAACGACAAAGACTTCTGGCCGCGGCAGCTCTATCCCGTCGATCCTGTAGAGAGCCTCATGGAAGAGTGGCAGAAGGAGAGGGTGAAGGAGCAGAGAATTATCCTGAACATCTCGGCTTCGCCTTATTGGCACGGGAAGGCCCAGGTTCGCGAGGACATGCTGGCGGCGCTGGCTGAGCGGCACGGCGCCTATGTCATGATGGTGAACCAGGTCGGAGGGAATGACAGCCTGATCTTCGACGGCAGCTCTCTGGTGATCGGACCCGACGGCAAGGTTGCGGCGCGCGGGGCTTCATTCAAAGAAGACCTGGTCTTCTTCGACACGGATGCGCCTGCAGTTTCGGCTGCGAAGCCGTGGGATGAGACAGTGGCAACCTGGTCGGCTCTCGTTCTTGGAACGCGTGACTATGTGCGCAAATGCGGATTCAAGAAGGTGCTCGTTGGATTGAGCGGGGGAATCGACTCCGCGCTGGTGGCCGCGATCGCAGTCGAGGCTCTGGGAGTAGAAAATGTTGTTGGAATCGGCATGCCCAGCGAGTACTCGTCGCTTGGGTCGATTGCCGATGCGCGCAAGCTGGCGAAGAATCTCGGCATCCGCTTCGAACTTCTTCCGATTCACGAGGTCTTCGCGCAGTATCAACATGTGTTGAAGCCACTGTTCGCTGGTACACCATTCGGACTTGCCGAGGAGAACCTGCAGGCGAGAATCCGCGGCTCGCTTCTGATGGCGCTTTCGAACAAGTTTGGCGCGTTGGTGCTGACGACGGGCAACAAGAGCGAGATGTCGGTGGGGTACTGCACCCTGTACGGCGACATGGTGGGCGCTTTGGCGGTGATCGGCGACGTATTCAAAACACGGGTCTATTCGCTTAGCCGTTATGCCAACCGCGAGCGCGAGATTATTCCGCAGGCAACGCTGGAGAAGCCGCCCTCGGCTGAGCTGAGGCCGGAGCAGAAAGATAGCGACTCTTTGCCTCCGTACGACGTTCTGGATCCGATTCTCGATGCCTATGTGGAGCGGTACTGCTCCGCCGAGCAGATTGCCGAGGAGCAAAATCTGGATGTTGCTCTGGTACGGTCGGTGCAGAAGCTGGTGGAGCAGAGCGAGTACAAGCGCCAGCAGGCGGCGCCAGTTTTGAAGGTGACGCGAAAGTCTTTCGGAATGGGACGCCGGTTTCCCATTGCGGTCAAGGTTCAGGTGTAA
- a CDS encoding sugar transferase, which translates to MATPDYLQQVIISGRRRAAQTRTYSTRFGIFRRPSVTSLVWASLDMLTVLVAGILALWLHEMMPGAVPALYAVPHLIHTSPHLLMFYFAWFAVCVCFFTRSYGLYGPIQNRGGLHEQRMTIQASLTAGLLLCGTLYLSNGTDISRAVVALMVVFSTVLLCVRRGVWRATYYRRCRAGIETRNVLIVGAGRVAQALRNHLDSLHHLGFRFKGFVALTEREAESGDADVIGDVRNCLSLARSLFVDEIFFSVPGDKKLVIGMVEEARTAGIDVRVVPDLYDGLAWNAPVEYIGQFPTIPLHRREFPIGSFLVKRALDITFSTLALIILSPVMLAIATVIRLESKGPIFYRAQRIGRKGRTFCCFKFRTMVQNADVLKSQLEHMNERDGVLFKIANDPRITRIGRLLRKYSLDELPQFYNVLLGDMSLVGPRPPMANEVEQYDLSHLRRLDVLPGITGLWQVEARQDPSFDSYISLDTAYVDNWSLWLDMKILARTVSVVLGGTGT; encoded by the coding sequence ATGGCGACACCGGACTATCTACAGCAGGTCATAATCTCTGGCAGAAGGCGGGCGGCCCAGACCCGCACCTACTCAACTCGTTTTGGCATCTTTAGACGCCCCTCGGTGACTAGCCTGGTGTGGGCGTCGCTGGACATGCTCACGGTGTTGGTAGCAGGTATTCTGGCTCTCTGGCTCCATGAGATGATGCCGGGCGCGGTCCCTGCTCTCTATGCTGTTCCGCACCTGATCCACACGTCACCTCACCTCCTGATGTTCTACTTTGCATGGTTTGCCGTGTGTGTGTGCTTCTTCACGCGTTCCTATGGGTTGTATGGTCCCATACAGAATCGCGGCGGACTCCACGAGCAGCGGATGACGATCCAGGCGTCGCTTACGGCGGGCTTACTGCTCTGCGGGACGTTGTATCTGTCAAATGGCACAGATATCTCACGTGCTGTCGTTGCGTTGATGGTTGTATTTTCGACGGTGCTGCTGTGCGTTCGCAGAGGCGTATGGCGAGCCACCTACTATCGCCGCTGCCGTGCGGGCATCGAGACACGCAATGTCCTCATTGTTGGGGCGGGACGTGTCGCGCAAGCTCTGCGCAATCATCTGGACTCACTGCACCATCTTGGATTCCGCTTCAAAGGGTTCGTTGCGTTGACGGAGCGGGAAGCCGAGTCGGGCGATGCGGACGTGATCGGCGATGTGCGCAACTGCCTTTCGTTGGCAAGGTCGCTATTTGTCGATGAGATATTCTTCTCGGTTCCGGGTGACAAGAAGCTCGTCATCGGTATGGTGGAGGAGGCGCGCACGGCGGGCATCGACGTGCGAGTCGTACCAGACCTCTACGACGGTCTGGCGTGGAATGCGCCGGTCGAATACATCGGGCAGTTCCCGACGATTCCGCTTCATCGCCGTGAATTTCCCATCGGTTCGTTTTTGGTCAAGCGTGCTCTCGACATCACGTTCTCGACCCTGGCTCTGATCATTCTGTCGCCTGTGATGCTGGCCATTGCGACTGTGATCCGTCTGGAATCGAAGGGGCCGATCTTCTATCGTGCCCAGCGCATCGGGCGCAAAGGCAGGACCTTCTGCTGCTTCAAGTTCCGGACGATGGTGCAGAACGCCGACGTTTTGAAGTCGCAACTGGAGCATATGAACGAGCGCGACGGCGTCCTGTTCAAGATTGCCAACGATCCAAGGATTACCCGTATCGGGCGCCTGCTTCGCAAGTACTCTCTGGACGAGCTGCCGCAGTTTTACAACGTGCTGCTGGGAGATATGAGCCTGGTTGGGCCGCGCCCTCCGATGGCCAACGAAGTTGAGCAGTACGATCTCTCCCACCTTCGCCGGTTAGATGTGCTGCCGGGGATTACGGGGCTGTGGCAGGTTGAGGCGCGGCAGGATCCCTCGTTCGACAGCTACATCTCGCTCGATACGGCTTATGTGGATAACTGGAGCCTGTGGCTCGACATGAAGATTCTGGCCCGGACAGTGAGTGTGGTGTTGGGCGGCACAGGCACCTAG
- a CDS encoding ABC transporter ATP-binding protein, which produces MDQAAQQNEAAAEAVPDVRNRPGPYISFEHVYKSFGRVVVLEDVSFCVLPGETLCILGRSGVGKSVSLQMLMGFLRADKGRIRVAGEDICGFSDREMQAVRRKVTMVFQNGALFDSITVGENVAFPLRERGELAEDQILQVVKGLLEMVGVAGMEDLLPSDLSTGMKRSVAIARALAAQPEAVLYDEPTTMVDPLMAHLLGDLIERLKRQLHLTSIVVTHDMRLAKKLADRVVFLHQGRAHFFGTMEEMEKSVDPVLQEFLALDELVMPA; this is translated from the coding sequence ATGGATCAGGCGGCCCAGCAGAATGAGGCCGCCGCCGAAGCCGTGCCGGACGTTAGGAACAGGCCCGGGCCCTATATTTCCTTTGAGCACGTTTATAAGTCGTTTGGCCGGGTTGTGGTGCTCGAAGATGTGAGCTTCTGTGTTCTGCCCGGGGAGACGCTGTGCATTTTGGGACGAAGCGGCGTTGGCAAGTCTGTCTCGCTGCAGATGCTCATGGGTTTTCTGAGAGCGGATAAAGGAAGAATCCGGGTAGCCGGTGAGGACATCTGCGGTTTCAGCGATCGGGAGATGCAGGCCGTTCGGCGCAAGGTGACGATGGTTTTCCAGAATGGTGCGCTGTTTGACTCGATCACGGTGGGTGAGAACGTGGCCTTTCCCCTTCGCGAACGTGGGGAACTGGCCGAAGACCAGATCCTGCAAGTGGTCAAGGGGCTCCTTGAGATGGTTGGCGTTGCCGGGATGGAGGACCTACTGCCGTCGGATTTATCGACAGGGATGAAGCGCTCAGTGGCCATTGCCCGGGCCCTGGCGGCTCAGCCGGAGGCCGTGCTTTACGATGAGCCCACGACCATGGTCGATCCCTTGATGGCGCACCTGTTAGGAGACCTGATTGAGCGGTTGAAGCGGCAACTCCACCTCACCAGCATTGTCGTAACCCACGATATGCGGTTAGCCAAGAAGCTCGCGGACAGGGTTGTGTTTCTGCACCAGGGAAGGGCACATTTCTTCGGGACGATGGAAGAGATGGAGAAGAGCGTCGACCCTGTCCTGCAGGAGTTTCTCGCACTTGACGAACTCGTGATGCCAGCCTGA
- the mobA gene encoding molybdenum cofactor guanylyltransferase, which yields MVWRVPSEIDGYVLAGGKSSRMGCDKALLEFAGKPLVLHAVVKLRRICTDVHILGNRPELDIYAPMVPDLREGVGPLGGIETAFAHSRRDWLLFMPVDMPFLPSSFLDQWVRMVVADASRGARVAMFTVDDVPQPALCLLHREVGPYVYRAAEERKYTLLPVLEGAAKELAGQQGVPLGRVLLNLPWGERGMFSITPGAGERESWWTPTEVQQAAKHLWFANLNTPEEFAEAKQRLDALDT from the coding sequence ATGGTCTGGCGGGTTCCGTCGGAGATTGACGGGTATGTGCTGGCCGGGGGCAAGAGCTCGCGCATGGGCTGCGACAAGGCTCTGCTGGAGTTCGCGGGCAAGCCGTTGGTGCTGCACGCGGTCGTAAAGCTGCGGCGGATATGCACGGACGTGCACATTCTTGGCAACAGGCCTGAGCTGGACATCTACGCCCCCATGGTGCCCGACCTGCGCGAAGGGGTTGGGCCTTTAGGCGGCATCGAGACGGCGTTTGCGCATTCCCGGCGTGACTGGTTGCTATTCATGCCGGTGGATATGCCATTTCTGCCTTCCTCCTTCCTTGATCAGTGGGTGAGAATGGTCGTTGCCGATGCTAGCAGAGGTGCGCGGGTAGCTATGTTTACCGTAGATGACGTGCCGCAGCCTGCCCTATGCCTGCTGCACCGGGAGGTTGGTCCTTACGTATACCGTGCCGCTGAGGAAAGAAAGTACACGTTGTTACCTGTGCTTGAGGGGGCAGCCAAAGAGTTGGCCGGGCAACAGGGAGTTCCTCTGGGCAGGGTACTGCTCAATCTGCCGTGGGGTGAGCGAGGGATGTTTTCGATCACACCAGGAGCAGGCGAGCGCGAATCGTGGTGGACTCCGACAGAGGTTCAGCAGGCGGCGAAGCATCTCTGGTTTGCGAACCTGAATACGCCGGAGGAGTTTGCGGAAGCGAAGCAACGTTTGGATGCACTGGATACTTAG
- a CDS encoding dipeptidase, producing MAEIAAAVEFARKNEARFVEELKALLRIPSVSTLPEHAGDVRRAAEFVAAELKRIGMENVRLIETASVEHPGGHPLVYADWLRAGAAAPTVLCYGHYDVQPAEPLDEWKSPPFEPTERNGNLYARGAVDDKGQMWMHVKALESLFAACNGRLPVNVRVIVEGEEEVGGEGIAQFVRKHGDQLRADVALVSDTEMFAPEMPTLCVGLRGMIYTEIEVRGARTDLHSGMYGGAAPNPFVALAQIIAKLKDPEGKILIPGFYDKVEKPTADELKAWKALPFDEEHYRRTEVGSKELTGEPGYSVLERTWARPTLDVHGMPGGFIGAGAKTVIPARALAKVSMRLVPDMTPAESFAKYKAYVESIVPKGVEVEVRMIHSGDPIVVSTDNQFVKASTGAMREVFGKDTVYVRGGGSIPIVGDFVRELKIPTVMMGFGLPDDNLHAPNEKFNLANFHRGIESIVRFFGNVGA from the coding sequence ATGGCGGAGATAGCAGCGGCGGTTGAGTTTGCGAGGAAAAATGAAGCGCGCTTTGTGGAAGAGCTGAAGGCGCTGCTGCGAATCCCGTCTGTGTCAACCCTGCCTGAGCATGCGGGCGATGTGAGGCGAGCGGCGGAGTTTGTTGCCGCAGAGCTGAAGCGGATTGGCATGGAGAATGTTCGGCTGATTGAGACGGCCTCGGTGGAGCATCCGGGCGGGCATCCGCTGGTGTATGCGGACTGGCTCCGTGCAGGGGCTGCGGCTCCCACGGTGCTCTGCTACGGGCACTACGACGTGCAGCCGGCCGAGCCGCTCGATGAGTGGAAGTCGCCGCCGTTTGAGCCGACGGAGCGCAATGGGAACCTTTATGCGCGCGGCGCCGTCGATGACAAGGGGCAGATGTGGATGCATGTGAAGGCGCTTGAGTCGCTGTTTGCTGCGTGCAATGGGCGGCTGCCGGTGAATGTCCGGGTGATCGTCGAGGGCGAAGAAGAGGTGGGTGGCGAGGGGATTGCCCAGTTCGTTCGCAAGCATGGGGATCAGTTGAGGGCCGATGTTGCCCTAGTGAGCGATACGGAGATGTTTGCGCCGGAGATGCCGACGTTGTGCGTCGGGCTGCGCGGAATGATCTACACGGAGATTGAGGTACGGGGTGCGCGGACCGACCTGCACTCGGGGATGTATGGCGGAGCGGCGCCGAACCCGTTTGTTGCACTGGCGCAGATTATTGCGAAGCTGAAGGACCCGGAAGGGAAGATTCTGATTCCAGGGTTCTACGACAAGGTCGAGAAGCCGACAGCGGACGAGTTGAAGGCGTGGAAGGCCCTGCCGTTCGATGAGGAACACTACCGGCGGACAGAGGTGGGTTCGAAGGAGCTGACCGGCGAGCCAGGATATAGCGTGCTGGAGCGCACATGGGCGAGGCCGACGCTGGACGTGCATGGAATGCCAGGCGGATTCATCGGCGCAGGTGCGAAGACGGTGATTCCCGCGCGGGCGCTGGCGAAGGTGAGCATGCGGCTGGTTCCGGATATGACTCCGGCGGAAAGCTTTGCAAAGTATAAGGCGTACGTGGAGTCGATCGTGCCCAAGGGGGTGGAGGTCGAGGTGCGGATGATCCATTCGGGCGACCCTATCGTTGTGAGCACGGACAACCAGTTCGTGAAGGCTTCGACCGGAGCGATGCGCGAGGTTTTCGGCAAAGATACGGTCTATGTGCGTGGCGGCGGGTCGATCCCCATTGTGGGCGACTTTGTGCGCGAGCTGAAGATTCCGACAGTGATGATGGGCTTTGGGCTGCCGGACGACAATCTTCATGCACCGAATGAGAAGTTCAATCTGGCAAACTTTCATCGTGGGATCGAGTCGATCGTTCGATTCTTCGGCAATGTGGGAGCGTGA
- a CDS encoding cupin domain-containing protein, protein MTTSNDGTMIDDFAQFDLMREIADSEKKKPWQSGHYAKTLFKKSDFRTLLITMEKSSKMKEHHADGTLSVQVLKGQIRFTAQGKSHELPAGSLVTLGASIKHEVEAAQDSAFLLTISWPTSQALRAMEHRGYGT, encoded by the coding sequence ATGACGACCTCAAACGATGGCACTATGATCGACGACTTCGCCCAATTCGATCTCATGCGCGAGATCGCCGACTCCGAAAAGAAAAAACCGTGGCAATCTGGCCACTATGCCAAGACTCTCTTCAAAAAGTCAGACTTCAGAACACTACTCATTACGATGGAAAAGTCCTCGAAGATGAAAGAACACCACGCCGACGGCACTCTCTCGGTGCAGGTGCTCAAGGGACAGATTCGTTTCACCGCGCAGGGGAAGAGTCACGAGCTACCGGCAGGCAGTCTCGTCACCCTGGGGGCATCCATCAAGCACGAGGTAGAAGCAGCCCAGGACTCCGCATTCCTGCTCACCATCTCCTGGCCCACTTCCCAGGCGCTCCGCGCAATGGAGCACCGCGGTTACGGCACCTAG
- a CDS encoding DUF488 domain-containing protein codes for MKLKIKRVYDEPAEDDGTRILVDRLWPRGLSKEKARVDLWLKDVAPSNELRKWFAHDPAKWTEFKSRYHAELKHNGGPLATLQQAIAGGTVTLLYGAKDQQHNEAVVLQHLLSR; via the coding sequence ATGAAACTAAAGATCAAGCGCGTGTACGATGAGCCCGCCGAGGACGACGGAACCCGAATTCTTGTTGACCGGCTCTGGCCACGAGGCCTCTCGAAAGAAAAGGCCCGCGTGGATCTGTGGCTCAAGGACGTTGCTCCAAGCAATGAACTTCGAAAGTGGTTTGCTCACGATCCAGCCAAATGGACTGAATTCAAGAGCCGTTACCACGCCGAGCTTAAGCACAACGGCGGACCGTTAGCGACCTTGCAACAGGCCATAGCGGGAGGCACAGTCACACTGCTCTATGGCGCAAAGGACCAGCAGCACAACGAGGCCGTCGTCCTTCAGCATCTTCTGAGCCGCTAG
- a CDS encoding class I SAM-dependent methyltransferase, with the protein MTNQSPVQAPAGQIWNAQAYAASGRFVATLAADVVALLAPQAGERILDLGCGDGALTEQIAATGALVTGVDNSSAMLAAARERHLHVEQCSIDALPFQQEFDAVFSNAALHWLPAPKHPAALACIHRALLPGGRFVAEMGGQGNIAAIRTALRAVLAPFAIDAEAHSESFYPAPAVYRRMLEAAGFTVQSIDLIPRPTPLPAGPDGADPMATWLNTFRNGVLDRLAPADRTAAIERTVSLLKPILYDRDGNWTADYVRLRFQATK; encoded by the coding sequence ATGACAAACCAATCTCCTGTACAGGCACCCGCCGGCCAGATATGGAACGCCCAGGCCTACGCCGCCAGCGGACGCTTCGTCGCCACCCTGGCCGCCGACGTCGTCGCGCTCCTCGCCCCCCAAGCCGGAGAGCGCATTCTCGACCTCGGTTGCGGAGACGGCGCCCTGACAGAGCAGATCGCCGCGACAGGGGCTCTCGTTACCGGTGTCGACAACTCATCCGCCATGCTCGCCGCCGCTCGCGAGCGTCACCTCCACGTCGAGCAGTGCAGCATCGACGCGCTTCCCTTCCAGCAGGAGTTCGATGCTGTCTTCTCCAACGCCGCGCTTCACTGGCTTCCAGCTCCAAAGCATCCCGCCGCGCTCGCCTGCATTCACCGCGCGCTACTCCCCGGCGGCCGCTTCGTCGCCGAGATGGGCGGCCAGGGCAACATTGCCGCCATCCGCACCGCGCTACGGGCCGTTCTCGCGCCCTTCGCCATCGACGCCGAAGCCCACAGCGAATCCTTCTATCCTGCGCCGGCCGTCTACCGTCGCATGCTCGAGGCGGCCGGATTCACGGTTCAGTCCATCGACCTCATTCCGCGTCCCACGCCGCTCCCCGCAGGCCCCGATGGAGCCGACCCTATGGCCACCTGGCTCAACACCTTCCGTAACGGTGTCCTCGACCGCCTTGCTCCCGCAGATCGAACCGCTGCCATCGAGCGGACCGTCAGCCTGCTCAAGCCCATCCTGTACGATAGAGACGGCAACTGGACAGCCGACTACGTCCGTCTCCGCTTTCAGGCCACAAAATAA
- a CDS encoding MarR family winged helix-turn-helix transcriptional regulator, giving the protein MAHNEKRQDRRQQSRHTILLMKRILIHLRGQMDELLRPQGVTTAQLQMLRAIQASPGSSGAQLARECYVTPQSAQALIKQLESRGLIVRGKDAVNDRIVTARATPAGECLMASAEASAEDLLQKVWKGISESDIERLNSLLEQCLKNIGGDTSRAQ; this is encoded by the coding sequence ATGGCACACAACGAGAAAAGACAGGACAGAAGGCAGCAGTCCAGGCACACGATCCTGCTGATGAAGCGGATCTTGATTCACCTCCGTGGCCAGATGGATGAGCTTCTGCGTCCGCAGGGCGTGACGACAGCGCAACTCCAGATGCTTCGCGCGATTCAAGCCTCGCCCGGTAGTTCCGGGGCGCAGCTCGCGCGAGAGTGTTATGTGACTCCGCAATCGGCGCAGGCACTTATCAAGCAACTGGAAAGTCGTGGGCTTATTGTTCGCGGCAAAGATGCCGTGAACGACCGTATCGTGACGGCGCGGGCCACTCCCGCCGGAGAGTGCCTGATGGCTTCTGCGGAGGCGTCGGCGGAGGATCTTCTGCAGAAGGTGTGGAAGGGGATCTCAGAAAGCGATATTGAGAGGTTGAATTCGTTATTGGAGCAGTGTCTGAAGAATATCGGAGGGGATACTTCGCGGGCGCAGTAG
- a CDS encoding DHA2 family efflux MFS transporter permease subunit, which translates to MAATATAPAFTPPAWKPHHNPWLVALTVTLATFMEVLDTSIANVALPHMAGTLGASQEEATWVLTSYLVSSAIVLPISGWLSNRYGRKRFYMTCVALFTVCSLLCGIAQTLPMLVFARILQGAGGGGLAPSEQAILADTFPIEKRGQAFALYGMAVVVAPAIGPTLGGWITDNFNWHWIFFINLPVGLLSLYLSNRMVEDPPHLKLRREQAKHEKIDFMGLGLVALGVGCLEFTLDKGQEKDWFGDPMIRLFATLAVVTLIVFAVWEWNHSDPIVDLKLLKNRNFGTAVFLQLILGMVLFGTTVLIPQYVQVLLGYTAERAGMVLSPAGFMMMVMMFVAGRSLGKFDPRIMVCLGYIATACGIYNLTRLDLTSSFGTVTFWRMLQVIGLPFIFIPISTLNYVGVPSSKSNQISSLSNFARNLGGSAGTALLTTYLARSSQVYQTTLAAHAVPGSVPYRLYMNRIREMLINGGMSAASASQMAIGHAYQEMLRQASMLSYQNAFCILSVVIFCLTPLPFIMRLPSKGAKPDPEAMGH; encoded by the coding sequence ATGGCAGCGACCGCAACAGCCCCCGCGTTTACACCACCGGCATGGAAGCCGCATCACAATCCATGGCTGGTCGCGCTGACCGTTACTCTCGCTACCTTCATGGAGGTCCTTGATACCTCCATCGCCAACGTTGCGCTTCCGCACATGGCAGGCACGCTCGGAGCCAGCCAGGAAGAAGCCACCTGGGTCCTCACCAGCTACCTCGTCTCGAGTGCCATCGTGCTGCCTATCTCCGGATGGCTCTCCAACCGATACGGCCGCAAGCGCTTCTACATGACCTGCGTCGCGCTGTTCACCGTTTGCTCCCTGCTATGCGGCATCGCGCAGACGCTTCCCATGCTCGTCTTCGCGAGAATCCTGCAGGGAGCCGGCGGCGGCGGCCTTGCCCCCAGCGAGCAGGCTATTCTCGCCGACACCTTCCCCATCGAAAAGCGCGGGCAGGCCTTCGCCCTCTACGGAATGGCTGTCGTCGTCGCGCCCGCCATCGGCCCAACGCTCGGCGGCTGGATCACGGACAACTTCAACTGGCACTGGATCTTCTTCATCAACCTTCCCGTCGGGCTGCTCTCGCTCTACCTGAGCAACCGCATGGTCGAAGATCCTCCACACCTCAAGCTGCGTAGAGAGCAGGCCAAACACGAGAAGATCGACTTCATGGGCCTGGGACTCGTTGCCCTCGGCGTAGGTTGCCTCGAGTTCACCCTCGACAAGGGTCAGGAAAAGGATTGGTTTGGCGACCCGATGATCCGCCTTTTCGCAACTCTCGCCGTTGTCACCCTGATCGTCTTCGCGGTCTGGGAGTGGAACCACTCTGACCCCATCGTCGATCTGAAGCTCCTGAAGAACCGAAACTTCGGCACCGCCGTCTTCCTGCAACTCATCCTGGGAATGGTGCTCTTCGGCACCACCGTCCTCATCCCACAATACGTGCAGGTCCTCCTCGGCTACACCGCCGAGCGCGCCGGCATGGTCCTCTCTCCCGCCGGCTTCATGATGATGGTGATGATGTTCGTCGCTGGCCGAAGCCTGGGCAAGTTCGACCCCCGCATTATGGTCTGCCTCGGCTACATTGCCACGGCATGCGGCATCTACAACCTCACCCGGCTAGATCTCACGAGCAGCTTCGGAACAGTCACGTTCTGGCGCATGCTGCAGGTCATCGGACTTCCCTTCATATTCATTCCCATCAGCACGCTCAACTACGTCGGAGTTCCGTCGAGCAAATCCAATCAGATCTCCAGCCTGTCCAATTTCGCCCGCAATCTAGGCGGCAGTGCAGGCACCGCTCTGCTGACGACCTACCTCGCGCGCTCCTCGCAGGTCTACCAGACAACCCTCGCGGCGCATGCTGTTCCTGGCAGTGTCCCGTATCGGCTCTACATGAACCGCATACGAGAGATGCTCATCAACGGTGGCATGTCCGCCGCCTCTGCATCGCAGATGGCCATCGGCCATGCCTACCAGGAGATGCTTCGTCAGGCATCCATGCTTAGCTATCAGAATGCCTTCTGCATCCTCTCTGTCGTCATTTTCTGCCTGACGCCTCTTCCCTTCATCATGCGTCTGCCCAGCAAGGGAGCAAAACCTGATCCCGAAGCGATGGGACACTAG